Proteins encoded in a region of the Pirellulaceae bacterium genome:
- a CDS encoding glucosidase: MPPSQSTAATPEHIRLSEDKKRIDNWKRWGPYLSERQWGTVREDYSADGDAWNYFPHDQSRSRVYRWGEDGLLGFCDRECRLCFSAALWNGRDQILKERLFGVTGPQGNHGEDVKECYYYLDSSPTHSYVKGMYRYPQSAYPYEQLVEENKRRPLTEREYELADTGVFENNRFFDIYVEYAKANSNDVLIRMTVINCGPETETVWLLPTLWFRNTWIWGCRHEGCTMKPSIRETAAAASGSHRVATRHETLGDFRFDFGSHPNGNETNLLFTENETNTKLLFGSDNYTPYVKDAFHRYLIDGEQDAVNPQPHGTKVTVPYQLRLDPGQQQTIVARLSKSDTDLDSPFDHRFSEVFEQRIDETDKFYATVIPAKCNEEEQTVARQAYAGLLWTKQFYHYIVADWLRGDANVSSPPAARLRGRNHNWKHVYARDVLSMPDKWEYPWFAAWDLAFHMIPMCRIDPHFAKRQLLVLLREWYMHPNGQLPAYEYAFYDVNPPVHAWACFRVYQMTGGVDRDFLAKAFQRLLLNFTWWVNRVDANGDNVFAGGFLGLDNIGVFDRSKGLPDNSSLEQADGTAWMAFYCGTMLSIALELAREDEAYAEMASKFLDHFVRITDAMNTLNGSGLWDEEDGFYYDYLHSDDQYLPLKIRSLVGLLPLIAVEILDETLVERLPSFVHRLRWFMRYRHDLVKHISFADSENGVRKMLLAIPARKKLERVLSVLLDEGEFLSPFGVRSLSKYHKQHPFELDIRGEAHRVSYVPGESDSGMFGGNSNWRGPIWFPINFLLIEALERYHSFYGDDFQIECPTGSGNLMTLDEVSKELNRRLTNLFLAPQTDQPRPCLSAAPDTSSHWQRHLLFHEYFHGDTGEGLGASHQTGWTALVAQCIEKLVKN, translated from the coding sequence ATGCCCCCTTCACAATCAACCGCTGCAACTCCCGAACATATTCGGTTGTCAGAAGATAAAAAACGAATCGACAACTGGAAACGCTGGGGTCCGTATCTATCGGAACGACAATGGGGGACCGTACGCGAGGACTACTCTGCGGATGGAGATGCGTGGAATTACTTTCCACACGACCAGTCGCGGAGCCGGGTCTATCGTTGGGGAGAGGACGGATTACTTGGCTTCTGTGATCGGGAATGTCGACTTTGTTTTTCAGCGGCGCTTTGGAATGGTCGTGATCAAATTCTGAAAGAGCGTCTATTTGGTGTGACGGGACCACAAGGCAATCATGGCGAAGACGTTAAAGAGTGCTATTACTATCTTGACTCGTCACCAACTCATTCATACGTCAAAGGGATGTACCGCTACCCCCAATCAGCCTATCCCTACGAACAGCTTGTTGAAGAAAACAAACGTCGTCCATTGACAGAGCGAGAGTATGAACTGGCAGATACAGGAGTTTTCGAAAACAACCGTTTCTTCGACATCTACGTTGAGTATGCAAAGGCGAATTCGAATGACGTTTTGATCAGAATGACAGTGATCAATTGTGGTCCGGAAACAGAAACGGTTTGGCTCCTGCCAACTCTTTGGTTCCGTAACACTTGGATCTGGGGTTGCCGACACGAGGGCTGCACCATGAAACCGTCAATTCGTGAGACGGCGGCAGCCGCTTCTGGCAGTCATCGTGTGGCAACTCGCCACGAAACCTTGGGAGACTTTCGCTTCGATTTTGGCAGTCACCCCAATGGGAATGAGACGAATCTGCTTTTCACTGAAAACGAAACAAACACCAAGCTTTTGTTTGGTTCGGACAACTATACTCCCTACGTTAAAGACGCCTTTCATCGCTACCTGATCGATGGAGAACAGGATGCGGTCAACCCTCAACCGCATGGCACCAAAGTAACTGTCCCCTATCAGTTACGACTGGATCCTGGACAGCAACAAACGATTGTCGCTCGCTTAAGCAAATCGGACACCGACCTGGATTCTCCATTCGACCACAGATTTAGTGAGGTTTTCGAGCAGCGTATCGACGAGACAGACAAATTCTATGCGACAGTCATTCCTGCCAAATGCAACGAAGAAGAACAGACTGTCGCTCGACAAGCGTATGCTGGGTTGCTTTGGACCAAACAGTTCTACCACTATATCGTTGCGGACTGGCTACGCGGAGATGCAAACGTTTCCTCACCACCGGCAGCTCGCTTGCGTGGCCGCAATCACAACTGGAAACACGTTTACGCACGCGACGTGCTATCGATGCCAGACAAGTGGGAATATCCTTGGTTTGCAGCCTGGGACTTAGCGTTCCACATGATTCCGATGTGCCGAATCGATCCGCACTTTGCCAAACGCCAACTGCTCGTACTGCTGCGGGAGTGGTACATGCATCCCAACGGCCAGCTGCCTGCCTACGAGTACGCGTTTTACGATGTCAACCCTCCTGTCCATGCATGGGCCTGTTTTCGCGTCTATCAGATGACCGGGGGCGTCGATCGTGATTTCTTAGCGAAAGCATTCCAAAGACTGCTCTTGAATTTCACTTGGTGGGTCAATCGGGTCGATGCGAATGGCGACAACGTCTTTGCGGGTGGATTCTTGGGCCTCGATAACATTGGGGTCTTCGATCGATCGAAAGGCTTACCGGACAACTCGTCGCTCGAACAGGCCGACGGCACAGCATGGATGGCATTCTACTGCGGAACCATGCTCTCGATTGCCCTCGAACTAGCGAGGGAAGACGAAGCTTATGCCGAAATGGCCTCAAAGTTCCTCGATCACTTTGTGCGAATTACCGATGCGATGAATACGCTCAACGGCAGTGGACTCTGGGACGAAGAAGATGGTTTTTATTACGACTATTTGCATTCCGACGATCAATACTTACCGCTCAAGATACGGTCGTTAGTCGGACTTTTACCGTTAATTGCAGTGGAAATCCTAGACGAAACGCTCGTTGAGCGATTGCCATCCTTTGTGCACCGCTTACGCTGGTTCATGCGTTACCGTCACGATCTGGTCAAACATATTTCCTTCGCAGACTCCGAAAACGGTGTGCGAAAAATGCTGCTTGCCATTCCGGCCCGCAAGAAGCTTGAACGAGTACTTTCTGTCTTGCTAGACGAAGGCGAATTTCTGTCTCCATTCGGTGTGCGGTCGCTGTCAAAATATCACAAACAACATCCGTTTGAACTGGATATTCGTGGAGAAGCTCATCGAGTGAGTTATGTTCCCGGAGAGTCCGACAGCGGGATGTTTGGTGGAAACTCAAACTGGCGGGGTCCCATCTGGTTCCCAATCAACTTTCTGCTGATTGAAGCCTTGGAACGATATCATTCGTTTTACGGAGATGATTTCCAAATTGAGTGTCCGACTGGGTCCGGTAACCTGATGACACTCGACGAAGTAAGTAAAGAGCTTAATCGCCGACTGACAAATCTGTTTTTAGCACCTCAAACGGATCAACCACGACCTTGTCTTTCAGCGGCACCAGATACGAGTTCCCACTGGCAACGTCATCTATTGTTCCACGAATATTTCCATGGAGATACGGGTGAGGGATTGGGAGCCAGCCATCAGACAGGCTGGACAGCCCTCGTCGCTCAGTGCATCGAAAAACTCGTGAAAAACTGA
- a CDS encoding cold shock domain-containing protein has product MPEGAIKKLISDKGFGFIEGERGDIFFHHSALVGMRIEELCEGQRVQYEVGNGPKGPRAENVEPI; this is encoded by the coding sequence ATGCCGGAAGGTGCGATCAAGAAGCTAATCTCGGACAAAGGTTTTGGCTTCATCGAAGGTGAGCGCGGCGATATTTTCTTTCATCACTCGGCTCTAGTCGGGATGAGGATTGAGGAGCTGTGTGAAGGACAGCGTGTTCAATACGAAGTCGGCAACGGACCGAAAGGACCACGCGCCGAAAACGTAGAACCGATCTAA
- a CDS encoding polymorphic toxin-type HINT domain-containing protein: MSKKINHSAQLQCLKNFFSRLAATVLMTVPLVSSLQALDQTPEELQAQKAQRLAETGVRFELDGATDYARFAWESALRANPDCELARWRLGYVRTNGEWASTNQSPSVELQTKLIEYSRRRDLNSDRHLNELALATWCQANGIRDRSKIHFRRIVDNPKASEHARRTAIQALGLRSFGDRFLSVEEITALQAKMRQARQNLASWSKRLAAPFRQLESGRLQKRMLGLENLRQIDDPTAIPALELNLSSRNEALANELVQIIGRINAPEASESLARHAVASQWPSVRQEATKLLQTRSLHDYIPTLMTGLRMPIRSVFQITSGNDGQILHEHLFVQEGAEEHHQLLVSNLAVATTTDENVDNRDELRRLKRQALQVDRNVTMMNLQHNGQNARIYQLLRSTTGEELDSTPTAWWDWWKEYNEYELVANKPVRRERRRRQFAYQPISRQPRRSSSECFPRGTLIWTELGKRPIETVKVGDRVLSQRTETGELAYKVVKAVTRREQAPMQTVSLGSQQLTLTTGHPLWINNTGWRMAKLLKRGDQVHCLNGSRKIDQSSPAPPETAFNLIIDDFGSYFVTELGILAHDNTYRRPNRVISPGLVAKK; encoded by the coding sequence ATGTCCAAAAAGATCAATCATTCGGCGCAGCTGCAATGTTTGAAAAATTTCTTTTCTCGGTTAGCGGCAACCGTGCTGATGACTGTCCCTCTCGTATCGTCGCTTCAGGCTTTGGACCAAACACCGGAAGAGCTGCAAGCTCAAAAAGCTCAGCGACTTGCCGAAACGGGTGTCCGATTTGAGCTGGATGGAGCAACCGATTACGCGCGCTTTGCCTGGGAATCCGCATTACGAGCAAATCCCGACTGTGAGTTAGCCAGATGGCGACTTGGTTACGTTCGCACGAATGGTGAATGGGCCTCGACCAATCAATCACCGTCTGTCGAATTGCAGACGAAGCTGATCGAGTATTCTCGTCGCCGCGACCTTAATTCTGATCGCCACCTGAATGAGCTTGCGCTGGCGACCTGGTGTCAAGCAAATGGCATTAGAGATCGATCGAAAATTCACTTTCGTCGGATCGTTGATAATCCAAAAGCTTCCGAACATGCGCGCCGAACAGCAATTCAAGCTTTAGGTCTCCGCTCGTTTGGTGATCGCTTTTTATCAGTCGAAGAAATCACCGCTTTACAGGCCAAGATGCGACAAGCACGGCAGAATCTGGCGAGTTGGTCAAAACGGCTCGCAGCTCCGTTCAGGCAGCTGGAAAGTGGTCGGCTGCAGAAACGCATGTTGGGCTTGGAAAATTTACGACAAATCGATGACCCAACCGCGATCCCGGCGTTGGAACTTAATCTTTCGAGCCGAAATGAAGCACTGGCGAATGAACTGGTCCAAATCATTGGACGCATCAACGCTCCCGAGGCGTCAGAATCACTGGCTCGACACGCGGTCGCTTCGCAGTGGCCAAGTGTACGCCAAGAGGCCACAAAGCTGCTACAGACACGCTCCTTGCACGATTACATCCCTACCTTAATGACAGGCCTGCGAATGCCAATTCGCTCGGTGTTTCAAATCACTTCCGGCAACGATGGCCAAATTCTTCACGAACACTTGTTTGTCCAGGAAGGCGCAGAAGAACATCATCAGCTGCTGGTGAGCAACCTGGCAGTCGCGACCACGACCGATGAGAACGTCGACAATCGCGACGAGCTACGGCGGCTCAAACGGCAAGCCCTCCAAGTCGATCGGAATGTGACGATGATGAACCTGCAGCACAATGGCCAGAATGCGAGGATCTACCAACTGCTGCGATCGACCACCGGCGAAGAGCTCGATTCCACACCGACGGCTTGGTGGGATTGGTGGAAAGAGTACAACGAATATGAATTGGTCGCGAACAAGCCAGTCCGTCGCGAAAGGCGAAGAAGACAGTTCGCCTATCAACCAATCAGTCGCCAGCCAAGGCGGTCGTCTTCGGAATGCTTTCCCCGCGGCACCCTTATCTGGACAGAACTGGGCAAGCGGCCAATCGAGACCGTAAAAGTTGGGGATCGCGTGCTTTCGCAACGTACGGAAACAGGCGAGCTTGCCTACAAAGTCGTCAAGGCCGTGACCCGTCGCGAGCAAGCTCCCATGCAGACCGTCTCGCTTGGAAGTCAACAACTGACTCTGACAACAGGGCATCCGCTCTGGATCAACAATACGGGTTGGCGAATGGCCAAGCTCTTGAAGCGAGGCGATCAAGTCCACTGCCTCAACGGCTCTCGAAAGATCGATCAATCATCGCCCGCTCCGCCAGAAACGGCTTTCAACTTGATCATCGATGATTTCGGCAGCTATTTTGTGACAGAACTCGGTATTCTCGCCCACGACAACACTTATCGTCGTCCGAACCGGGTGATTAGTCCCGGCCTCGTCGCAAAAAAATGA